The Bacteroidota bacterium genome has a window encoding:
- a CDS encoding PAS domain S-box protein, with product MSAQQNQFISEEIFRNLFDKNPLPMWVFDTNTLQFLLVNKAAIKKYGYSHEEFLSMTIADIRPKEERKKLLEHHIAITESNRLSANQGIWKHKTKDGEIIFVDITSSAILFEGKQAVAVAVSDVTEKEKAKQELMESEERFRLLAESSLEGIVLSENKIIIDSNEQFVKMFGYETRSELIGKNVETLVHPKDVSVVIEKIQETNTEPYELVCIKKDGTNFIVKSKGRIIPFGERAIRISVVSDITAQKENEKNLKQSEERFRHLFENNLAGVFRSEVGGGLIEVNQALAEIFGYKSAEELKKIKAQQLYYSIHDRERYLNELQKNKYVKNFQMRMKKKDGSEIWILENVQLAKDFKTGKEFIEGTLIDITETKRVQQALQESEENYKSLIEHTPDGILIHDEKGETIFANPAALKMIGISSLQEVAEKNLFGYVLPEYHEKIRTRKEELSQGKEAPFMEIKIRKVDGKTIEVETKTSRINYHGEKAVEVVLHDISLQRQLEREQMRLQLEEESNRELKREIAAHIRTRQRLNANQKYIRLLIDSSLDMIFACDEKGKFTEFNRAAQLTFGYKPEEILGKQISILYADRGHSERIGDLIFQDGNYMGEADHLKKNGETFPAYVNASLLKNDKGEIIGTMSISRDITRIKEAEEQLKKSVHEKEILLKEIHHRVKNNMQVISSILKLQSAYVKDKKTVELLNECRNRIASMAFIHASLYMTKDFANINFSDYVSNIAGNLQQSYVSADKKILLQIDVPKVNLHIDDAIPCGLIINELLSNSFKYAFVKKKRGTVGISVKVKKENIILAIWDNGSGFPKNINYKNTESLGLQLVNSLSEQIGGKIKMESKKEVGTKFIIAFEKQKKPHE from the coding sequence ATGTCCGCGCAGCAAAATCAATTTATCTCCGAAGAAATTTTCCGCAATCTCTTCGACAAAAACCCGCTGCCCATGTGGGTGTTCGATACAAACACATTGCAGTTTTTGTTGGTGAACAAGGCGGCAATAAAAAAATACGGCTACTCGCACGAAGAATTTCTTTCAATGACCATAGCAGACATTCGTCCGAAAGAAGAAAGAAAAAAACTTCTTGAACACCACATTGCCATAACAGAGAGCAACCGCCTTTCAGCCAATCAGGGAATATGGAAACATAAAACCAAAGACGGTGAAATTATTTTTGTTGATATTACCTCGAGTGCGATTCTTTTCGAGGGAAAGCAAGCAGTTGCTGTTGCTGTTTCCGATGTAACCGAAAAAGAAAAAGCAAAGCAGGAATTAATGGAAAGCGAAGAACGGTTTCGGCTTCTTGCAGAAAGTTCGCTCGAAGGAATTGTTCTAAGCGAAAACAAAATCATAATTGACTCCAACGAGCAATTTGTAAAAATGTTCGGCTATGAAACGCGCAGCGAACTCATAGGTAAAAATGTGGAAACGCTGGTCCATCCGAAAGATGTATCCGTGGTGATTGAAAAAATTCAGGAAACAAATACCGAACCGTATGAACTCGTCTGCATAAAAAAAGACGGAACAAATTTTATTGTAAAGTCAAAAGGAAGAATAATTCCCTTCGGAGAAAGAGCCATACGCATTTCGGTGGTGAGCGACATAACCGCACAAAAAGAAAATGAAAAAAACCTGAAGCAAAGCGAAGAACGGTTCCGCCATCTTTTCGAAAATAATCTTGCGGGAGTTTTTCGTTCAGAAGTTGGAGGCGGGCTGATTGAAGTCAACCAGGCGCTGGCGGAAATTTTCGGATATAAATCAGCGGAAGAATTAAAAAAAATAAAAGCGCAGCAATTATATTATTCGATTCATGACAGGGAAAGATATTTAAACGAACTGCAGAAAAACAAATACGTGAAAAACTTCCAGATGCGGATGAAGAAAAAAGACGGAAGCGAAATCTGGATTCTGGAAAACGTTCAACTGGCAAAAGATTTTAAAACAGGAAAAGAATTTATTGAAGGAACGCTGATTGACATAACGGAAACAAAACGCGTTCAGCAGGCGCTTCAGGAAAGCGAAGAAAATTATAAAAGTTTAATCGAGCACACCCCCGATGGAATTTTAATTCACGATGAAAAGGGCGAAACAATTTTTGCAAACCCCGCAGCGCTGAAGATGATAGGCATTTCCTCGCTGCAAGAAGTGGCGGAAAAAAATCTTTTCGGCTACGTGCTTCCCGAGTATCATGAAAAAATAAGAACAAGAAAAGAAGAACTGAGCCAGGGGAAAGAAGCGCCTTTCATGGAAATTAAAATTCGCAAAGTAGACGGGAAAACAATAGAAGTGGAAACCAAAACAAGCCGCATAAACTATCACGGGGAAAAAGCAGTAGAAGTTGTGCTCCACGATATTTCGCTCCAGCGCCAGCTCGAACGCGAACAAATGCGGCTGCAACTCGAAGAAGAATCCAACCGCGAACTGAAACGTGAAATTGCCGCGCACATCCGCACACGGCAGCGGTTAAATGCCAACCAAAAATATATTCGCCTGCTGATAGATTCTTCCCTCGATATGATTTTTGCATGCGATGAGAAAGGAAAATTCACCGAGTTTAACAGAGCCGCACAATTAACTTTCGGATATAAACCCGAGGAAATATTAGGCAAACAAATTTCGATTTTATATGCAGACAGAGGACATTCGGAACGAATCGGAGATTTAATTTTCCAGGATGGAAATTACATGGGCGAAGCCGACCACCTAAAAAAGAACGGGGAAACTTTTCCTGCGTATGTAAATGCTTCGCTCCTGAAAAATGACAAGGGAGAAATTATAGGAACCATGAGCATTTCGCGCGACATTACCCGAATTAAAGAAGCGGAAGAGCAATTGAAAAAATCTGTTCATGAAAAAGAAATTCTTCTGAAAGAAATTCACCACCGCGTGAAAAATAATATGCAGGTGATTTCAAGCATTCTCAAATTGCAATCCGCCTACGTGAAAGACAAAAAGACCGTGGAGCTTCTCAACGAATGCAGAAACCGGATTGCTTCCATGGCATTCATCCACGCTTCTTTGTATATGACAAAAGATTTTGCCAACATTAATTTTTCTGACTACGTGAGCAACATTGCGGGAAATCTTCAGCAGTCGTATGTAAGCGCGGATAAAAAAATTCTTCTTCAGATTGATGTGCCCAAGGTAAATCTTCACATTGACGATGCCATTCCCTGCGGGCTCATCATCAATGAACTTCTTTCCAATTCGTTCAAGTATGCCTTCGTGAAAAAGAAAAGAGGAACGGTAGGAATCTCTGTGAAAGTAAAGAAAGAAAATATTATACTTGCAATCTGGGATAATGGAAGCGGCTTTCCGAAAAATATTAATTATAAAAACACCGAATCACTCGGATTGCAACTGGTAAATTCGCTCTCGGAACAAATTGGCGGCAAAATAAAAATGGAAAGTAAAAAAGAAGTAGGAACAAAATTCATTATCGCATTTGAAAAACAAAAAAAGCCCCATGAATAA
- a CDS encoding LytTR family transcriptional regulator DNA-binding domain-containing protein: protein MNKTGILVVEDESIVAKDIQQSLKKLGYEVLGVCATGEDAMEKADRLKPNLVLMDIMLKGDVSGIDAAEYVRDKLNIPVIFLTAYADSSTLSKAKVTEPYGYIIKPFKEIDLQTNIEIALYKHEKANEAKRERDFLYSLVEAKSSKEVIFAKSNLKLVKIHTKDIYFLESLKDYVTINTKNNRFIIHSTMGDIEKKFPTTEFVRVHRSFIVRIDKIASIDHNFLVVEDLQKQIPISASYYVELKKRLNML, encoded by the coding sequence ATGAATAAAACAGGAATCCTGGTTGTAGAAGATGAAAGCATTGTAGCGAAAGACATTCAGCAATCGCTGAAGAAACTCGGCTATGAAGTGCTGGGTGTTTGCGCTACGGGCGAAGATGCTATGGAAAAAGCCGACCGGCTGAAGCCGAACTTAGTATTGATGGATATTATGCTGAAAGGCGATGTGAGCGGAATTGATGCGGCAGAATATGTGCGTGATAAATTAAACATACCGGTAATTTTTCTCACCGCCTATGCCGACAGCAGCACGCTTTCCAAAGCAAAAGTAACCGAACCGTACGGATATATTATAAAACCATTCAAAGAAATTGATTTGCAGACGAACATTGAAATTGCATTATACAAACACGAAAAAGCAAACGAAGCAAAACGCGAGCGCGATTTTTTATATTCTTTAGTAGAGGCAAAAAGTTCCAAAGAAGTAATTTTTGCCAAGTCAAATCTTAAACTGGTAAAAATTCACACAAAGGATATTTATTTTCTCGAATCGCTGAAAGATTATGTTACCATTAACACAAAGAATAACCGCTTCATCATTCACTCCACCATGGGAGATATCGAAAAAAAATTTCCCACCACCGAATTTGTCCGCGTGCACCGCTCTTTTATAGTGCGCATCGATAAAATTGCTTCGATAGACCATAATTTTCTTGTTGTGGAAGACCTTCAAAAACAAATTCCCATCAGCGCATCTTATTACGTAGAATTAAAAAAACGACTTAACATGCTTTAA
- a CDS encoding tetratricopeptide repeat protein yields the protein MSKKKPTPKNFSAKQAESKKTQPKIFSKKNSSDRQKKWIIIAALAAVTFIIFYPSLKCEFTNWDDGTYVTENPMIWKLDGKALKEIFTTPVSLNYHPLTMLSLAIDYKFDKLNPYHYHLNNVLIHILNVILLFVFTEKFISGYNFRHTSGNELSPFNIALIVSALWAIHPMRVESVTWVAERKDVLYVFFFFLSLIFYLRWLDSKKISAAVFCFLFFICSCLSKGMGVVLPVVLVLIDWFYGETKTIKEFSRSVITKAHFFVAAIVFGFVAFKIQSQGAIAAMETFTLFQRLTFACYGFIMYIWKFFLPLNLSAFYPYPFTDAQGNIPAIYYASPFIVLVIAAAIIFLLWKEKNAATPLGIAARVLAFGFSFYFIAVALVLQFISVGSVIMADRYSYLSYVGLLFMVGYFFEVVRNKFSKNISMAATAFLIAAAAWFSFLAHERTKVWTNAKTLWADAMHQFPFIEIAYENRGIYFKDHNQLDSMRIDYEFVTQKLHSKNEKIWSNLGNLYGLLGQQKGKEFFDKSLDAYSHAIEINPKNSSTYLNRAITLSMMGKYAEALPDYDKSIQLADNVALTYKNRAYTLMQLGQFEKSISDYDKALELYSYDTLSYLNRGISKFNAKKFPDALGDFRKYLSLSPNNPQAYYNASVAHENLNQFSEALQSAQMAQKLGQKISPVYLQELEKKAKQK from the coding sequence ATGAGCAAGAAAAAACCAACGCCTAAAAATTTTTCAGCAAAGCAGGCGGAGAGCAAAAAAACACAGCCAAAAATTTTCTCGAAGAAAAATTCTTCTGACCGGCAGAAGAAATGGATAATAATTGCGGCTCTTGCCGCTGTAACTTTTATTATTTTTTATCCTTCGCTAAAATGCGAATTCACCAACTGGGATGACGGAACCTATGTAACCGAAAACCCGATGATTTGGAAACTGGACGGCAAGGCATTGAAAGAAATTTTCACAACGCCCGTTTCGCTGAACTATCATCCGCTCACAATGCTTTCGCTGGCGATTGATTATAAATTCGACAAACTCAATCCCTATCATTATCATTTAAACAATGTGCTCATTCATATTCTGAATGTGATTTTGCTTTTCGTCTTCACGGAAAAATTTATCAGCGGATATAATTTCAGGCATACTTCTGGAAATGAATTAAGCCCATTCAATATTGCGTTAATTGTTTCTGCACTATGGGCAATTCATCCCATGCGTGTTGAAAGCGTTACGTGGGTGGCAGAAAGAAAAGATGTGCTCTATGTTTTCTTTTTCTTCCTCTCGTTGATTTTTTATTTACGCTGGCTCGACAGCAAAAAAATTTCTGCAGCGGTTTTCTGTTTTTTATTTTTTATTTGTTCCTGTCTTTCGAAGGGAATGGGCGTTGTGCTTCCTGTGGTTTTGGTTTTGATAGATTGGTTTTATGGAGAAACAAAAACCATAAAAGAGTTTTCGCGAAGCGTAATTACCAAAGCGCATTTTTTTGTTGCGGCAATCGTGTTCGGATTTGTTGCGTTTAAAATCCAAAGCCAGGGAGCGATTGCCGCCATGGAAACTTTCACCTTGTTTCAGCGGCTCACATTTGCCTGCTACGGATTTATCATGTACATATGGAAATTTTTTCTGCCGCTGAATCTTTCCGCGTTTTATCCGTATCCCTTTACAGACGCGCAGGGGAATATTCCGGCAATTTATTACGCTTCCCCTTTTATAGTTTTAGTAATTGCGGCTGCGATAATTTTTCTTCTCTGGAAGGAAAAAAATGCCGCGACTCCGCTCGGCATAGCAGCGAGAGTTCTTGCTTTCGGGTTTTCTTTTTACTTCATCGCAGTTGCGCTTGTGCTTCAGTTTATTTCGGTGGGTTCTGTAATTATGGCGGACAGATATTCTTATCTATCGTATGTTGGATTGCTTTTTATGGTTGGATATTTTTTCGAAGTTGTCAGAAATAAATTTTCGAAAAACATTTCAATGGCGGCTACTGCTTTTCTGATTGCAGCTGCTGCATGGTTTTCTTTTCTCGCGCACGAGCGCACAAAAGTTTGGACCAATGCAAAAACACTTTGGGCAGATGCAATGCACCAATTTCCATTCATTGAAATCGCCTACGAGAACCGCGGAATTTATTTCAAAGACCACAACCAACTTGACAGCATGCGGATTGATTATGAATTTGTGACGCAAAAACTTCACAGCAAGAATGAAAAAATCTGGAGCAACCTGGGAAATCTTTACGGGCTGCTCGGGCAGCAAAAAGGAAAAGAATTTTTTGACAAATCGCTCGATGCATATTCGCACGCCATTGAAATCAATCCGAAAAATTCAAGCACCTATCTTAATCGCGCAATCACGCTTTCCATGATGGGAAAATATGCCGAGGCGCTTCCCGATTATGATAAATCCATTCAGCTTGCCGACAACGTTGCGCTCACGTACAAGAACCGAGCATACACGCTCATGCAACTCGGGCAGTTTGAAAAATCAATTTCGGATTATGACAAGGCACTGGAATTATATTCTTACGACACGCTTTCTTATCTCAACCGCGGCATTTCAAAATTCAACGCGAAAAAATTTCCCGATGCGCTCGGTGATTTCAGAAAATATCTTTCCCTATCGCCAAACAATCCGCAGGCATATTACAATGCTTCGGTTGCGCACGAAAACTTAAATCAGTTTTCCGAAGCATTGCAAAGTGCGCAGATGGCGCAAAAACTCGGACAAAAAATTTCCCCGGTATATTTACAAGAACTGGAAAAGAAAGCAAAACAGAAATGA
- a CDS encoding PorT family protein, which produces MKKIFFFTLCFLFPVLIFAQQFKVGLLGGISTSQVDGDTYAGYNKAGIYAGGFVSKNISSESKWSAVFEITYIQKGSRKLPHPDKGDFTLYKLNLNYAEVPVLLKYSFTTHDSLGEEKIKFQFEGGIAVATLVQSREEDNVGLVIGGIPFEKKDISYLLGLNYPLGENFSADVRFEYSMLPVRKSATGQYYQNWTYRFLKPGYYNNLILFSLRYQF; this is translated from the coding sequence ATGAAAAAGATTTTTTTCTTTACTCTCTGCTTTTTATTTCCCGTTTTAATTTTTGCTCAACAGTTTAAAGTTGGTTTGCTCGGAGGAATTTCAACTTCACAAGTGGACGGAGATACTTACGCGGGCTATAACAAAGCGGGAATTTATGCCGGAGGATTTGTTTCAAAAAACATTTCCTCAGAAAGCAAATGGAGCGCAGTGTTTGAAATTACCTATATACAAAAAGGAAGCAGAAAACTTCCGCATCCGGATAAAGGAGATTTTACTTTATATAAACTCAATCTTAATTATGCAGAAGTTCCGGTGCTGCTGAAATATTCTTTCACTACACACGATTCGCTTGGAGAAGAAAAAATAAAATTTCAGTTTGAAGGCGGGATTGCTGTAGCAACGCTTGTGCAATCAAGAGAAGAAGACAATGTTGGATTGGTCATCGGAGGAATTCCTTTTGAGAAAAAAGATATTTCCTATTTGCTCGGATTGAATTATCCGCTCGGAGAAAATTTCAGCGCAGATGTTCGCTTTGAATATTCCATGCTTCCCGTGCGAAAAAGCGCCACCGGCCAATATTATCAGAACTGGACATATAGATTTCTAAAGCCGGGCTATTATAACAATCTTATTCTTTTTTCCCTGCGCTATCAGTTTTAA
- a CDS encoding RNA-binding protein: MNIYVSNLNFKLQDEDLKNVFTPYGEVSSAKVIRDNQSGRSRGFGFVEMPSDDDARAAIEKLNGTEVDGRTIVVNEARPRKEGENRGGGGGFKRRGGFDNRRERDFNRD, translated from the coding sequence ATGAACATTTACGTTTCAAATCTCAATTTCAAACTTCAGGACGAAGACCTGAAGAACGTTTTCACCCCTTATGGTGAAGTATCTTCGGCAAAAGTTATCAGAGACAATCAGTCAGGACGTTCCCGCGGGTTCGGTTTTGTTGAAATGCCTAGCGATGACGATGCTCGCGCAGCCATTGAAAAACTCAACGGCACGGAAGTAGACGGCAGAACCATTGTTGTAAACGAAGCGCGCCCTCGCAAAGAAGGCGAAAACCGCGGTGGCGGTGGCGGCTTCAAAAGACGCGGTGGCTTCGACAACAGAAGAGAGCGCGATTTCAACAGGGACTAA
- a CDS encoding sulfatase-like hydrolase/transferase, giving the protein MRTFLSRIPSWTFYLLIVFTLLMLLFSGFRNALLKQNVSSEISETFYSAALSLGISYDLMVASYLIAIPALAFFIALFFNFNSLWLRRGITIYFSIVFIIAFLACCSDIPCYTFTGARLNNSLLMWTDTPGTMLGFVFGNSVFHPYILLFFLGIIFSIWFLIFLQKKFLKRLFEEKYSPTKKVFSALIVAVLLLIGIRGGWRVRPIAVRDAFVTNYPFVNMLPLNPLFSFFDSMTKINLDYVETQEAIKNVRGFLNVKDGFDSPIARKISFSDSSRKPNIVLVIMESMSVEMTGLSSAKKSFTPNLDSISKNGISFSKFFTCGMHTCNGLYGVLHSLPSVPGMHPLSNVYTANQKFYGMATILKENGYSTNFFCTHFEEFDNMGFFLRNNGFENFFSAKEYTSDLSEGMFGVSDEVQYNFALGKLNAFSKSEKPFFAAMLTISTHEPPTLPAKTFFKPKSKIPFEQVYEYADWALGNFMKNCAKEKWFDNTIFIFVADHGCDLPSPYEIPLPYHHSPFIIFSPSLIKEPKQIDKLALQEDVFPTLMNFLKLNYINNTLGINLFSESRPYAFFCKDYLVGCLNEKYFYIVRKFGGESLHDYTSGSPENILKQHRALADSMKVYTYSMLETAEWLLENKKLGRQ; this is encoded by the coding sequence ATGCGCACTTTTTTATCAAGAATTCCTTCGTGGACTTTCTACCTTCTCATTGTATTTACCTTGCTGATGCTTTTGTTTTCGGGGTTTCGCAATGCGCTGCTTAAACAAAATGTTTCTTCTGAAATTTCCGAAACCTTTTACAGCGCTGCGCTTTCGCTCGGGATAAGTTATGATTTGATGGTTGCTTCTTATTTAATTGCAATCCCCGCGCTTGCCTTTTTCATAGCACTATTTTTTAATTTTAATTCTCTCTGGCTAAGAAGAGGAATTACAATTTATTTTTCGATTGTCTTCATAATCGCTTTTCTTGCCTGCTGCTCGGATATTCCCTGCTACACATTCACGGGCGCGCGACTGAATAATTCATTGCTGATGTGGACAGATACTCCGGGCACAATGCTCGGTTTTGTTTTCGGCAATTCGGTTTTTCATCCTTACATCCTGCTTTTTTTTCTGGGAATTATTTTTTCTATCTGGTTTTTAATTTTTCTTCAGAAGAAATTTTTAAAACGGTTGTTTGAAGAAAAATATTCCCCGACAAAAAAAGTTTTCTCTGCTCTTATTGTTGCTGTGCTTCTGCTCATTGGAATTCGCGGAGGGTGGCGCGTTCGCCCGATTGCCGTGCGCGATGCGTTTGTTACAAATTATCCGTTTGTAAATATGCTGCCCTTAAATCCGCTGTTTTCTTTTTTCGACAGCATGACAAAAATAAATTTGGATTATGTGGAAACTCAGGAGGCAATTAAAAATGTGCGGGGGTTTTTGAATGTGAAAGATGGTTTTGATTCTCCGATTGCCAGAAAAATTTCTTTTTCCGATTCTTCGCGTAAGCCGAACATTGTTCTTGTAATTATGGAAAGCATGAGTGTGGAAATGACCGGATTGTCCTCTGCTAAAAAATCTTTCACGCCAAATCTCGACAGCATTTCCAAAAATGGAATTTCGTTTTCAAAATTTTTTACCTGCGGAATGCATACCTGCAACGGCTTATATGGCGTGCTGCATTCCTTGCCTTCGGTTCCCGGCATGCATCCGCTTTCAAATGTTTACACTGCGAATCAGAAATTTTACGGAATGGCAACTATTTTAAAAGAGAACGGCTACTCTACAAATTTTTTCTGCACACACTTTGAAGAGTTTGACAATATGGGATTTTTCCTTCGCAATAACGGGTTTGAAAATTTTTTCAGCGCGAAAGAATATACATCCGATTTAAGCGAAGGAATGTTTGGCGTTTCGGATGAAGTCCAATATAATTTTGCGCTCGGCAAACTTAATGCGTTTTCAAAATCAGAAAAACCTTTCTTCGCGGCAATGCTCACCATCAGCACGCACGAGCCGCCAACGCTTCCGGCAAAAACTTTTTTCAAGCCGAAAAGTAAAATTCCATTCGAACAGGTGTATGAATACGCGGATTGGGCGCTGGGAAATTTTATGAAGAACTGCGCGAAAGAAAAATGGTTTGACAATACAATTTTTATTTTTGTTGCCGACCATGGCTGCGATTTGCCAAGCCCTTATGAAATTCCGCTGCCTTATCATCATTCGCCATTTATTATTTTCTCCCCCTCGCTTATAAAAGAACCAAAACAGATTGACAAGCTCGCATTACAGGAAGATGTTTTTCCAACATTGATGAATTTTTTGAAACTGAATTACATCAACAATACGCTCGGTATAAATTTATTTTCTGAGAGCCGTCCGTATGCTTTCTTCTGCAAAGATTATTTGGTGGGCTGCCTCAACGAAAAATATTTTTACATCGTCAGAAAATTCGGAGGGGAGTCGCTGCACGATTATACGAGCGGTAGCCCCGAAAATATTTTAAAGCAGCATCGCGCGCTTGCCGACAGCATGAAAGTTTATACTTACTCCATGCTCGAAACTGCGGAGTGGCTTCTCGAGAATAAAAAGTTAGGCAGGCAATAA
- a CDS encoding outer membrane beta-barrel protein: MKFFFLSCLIFISIAVLSAAEAFSQSHQINQWVVVGARGSFNSTWLLNQNELHDKGIKYQASWGWSGGIMVGAHYSQWGAVYIEGLYSALSQKLSSNIDSVKWNSRTDLAYYEFPVLLHFIPKDFKYIEAGVKISALANAKSSYSSDAFNFSGSSRDNFEKTNFALVLGWGGSLWGDGGGLLDLGIRLTYGLSDITSNAGGRGKDYYPLADGISAKPKSYLPTNTATIGFHLTYDFDMGWWFHDTCKRKYKFFMFEH; the protein is encoded by the coding sequence ATGAAATTTTTTTTTCTTTCTTGTTTGATTTTTATTTCCATTGCCGTGCTGAGCGCAGCAGAAGCTTTTTCCCAATCGCACCAAATCAATCAATGGGTGGTGGTTGGCGCGCGCGGAAGTTTTAATTCCACCTGGCTGCTGAATCAAAACGAACTTCACGATAAAGGAATAAAATATCAGGCATCGTGGGGATGGTCGGGAGGAATTATGGTGGGCGCACATTACTCGCAGTGGGGAGCAGTATATATTGAAGGGCTTTATTCTGCGCTCAGCCAAAAACTTTCGAGCAACATTGACAGCGTGAAATGGAACAGCCGAACTGATTTGGCTTACTATGAATTTCCTGTTCTGCTTCACTTTATCCCGAAAGATTTTAAATACATTGAAGCGGGCGTAAAAATTTCTGCACTTGCAAACGCAAAAAGTTCTTATTCGTCTGACGCATTTAATTTTTCCGGCAGTTCGAGAGATAATTTTGAGAAAACAAATTTCGCGCTCGTGCTTGGCTGGGGCGGCTCGCTTTGGGGAGATGGCGGTGGCTTGCTTGATTTGGGAATTCGTTTGACATACGGACTCTCAGATATTACCAGCAATGCCGGAGGAAGAGGAAAAGATTATTATCCGCTTGCCGATGGAATTTCTGCGAAACCAAAATCATATTTGCCTACCAACACCGCCACCATTGGTTTTCATCTCACCTATGATTTTGATATGGGCTGGTGGTTTCACGATACCTGCAAGAGGAAATACAAGTTCTTTATGTTCGAGCATTAA
- a CDS encoding DUF4199 domain-containing protein, producing the protein MRKTILKFGAISAGVFAVFISAMIPFEGCMGGIQGMIFGYSTMLLSFLTIYFGVRSYRQNTGEGFISFGRALSVALLIMLIGCIGYVVSWEVINHFFLPNFADTYSAKMVEQMKASGAPQANIDSQIQMMKLYKENIFFNMAMTFAEPLPVGLLVSLLSAIILRKKKVAAE; encoded by the coding sequence ATGAGAAAAACAATTTTAAAATTCGGAGCAATCTCAGCAGGCGTTTTCGCTGTGTTTATTTCTGCCATGATTCCATTCGAAGGATGTATGGGCGGCATACAGGGAATGATTTTCGGCTACAGCACCATGCTGCTTTCCTTCCTTACCATTTATTTTGGCGTGCGCTCTTACCGGCAAAACACGGGCGAAGGATTTATTTCTTTCGGACGCGCTCTCTCCGTTGCATTATTGATTATGCTGATTGGCTGCATCGGCTATGTGGTTTCCTGGGAAGTCATCAATCATTTTTTTCTTCCCAACTTTGCCGACACCTACAGCGCAAAAATGGTTGAGCAAATGAAAGCCTCGGGCGCACCGCAAGCCAATATTGATTCGCAGATTCAAATGATGAAACTTTATAAGGAAAATATTTTTTTCAATATGGCAATGACGTTTGCCGAGCCGCTTCCGGTAGGACTTCTTGTTTCATTGCTTTCCGCAATAATCCTTCGAAAGAAAAAGGTAGCTGCCGAATAA
- a CDS encoding response regulator transcription factor produces MKKEILLYGLIGGLLIALLEFSKYRFIIIEHRWEIYGGIIAAAFTALGIYFGLKLTKKKEVVVVKEVRINSGEPFILNRKKLEDLGITEREHEILELIAQGLSNKEIGETLFIGENTVKTHSSRLFDKLNAKRRMEAVKIGRDLGLLSKL; encoded by the coding sequence ATGAAAAAAGAAATTCTCCTTTATGGCTTAATTGGCGGCTTGTTGATTGCCTTACTTGAGTTTTCGAAATACCGGTTTATTATTATTGAGCACCGTTGGGAAATTTACGGAGGGATTATCGCGGCCGCTTTTACCGCACTTGGAATTTATTTTGGATTAAAACTTACGAAGAAAAAAGAGGTGGTGGTTGTAAAAGAAGTGAGAATAAATTCGGGCGAACCATTTATTCTCAACAGAAAAAAGTTAGAAGACCTTGGAATAACCGAACGCGAACATGAAATCCTGGAGTTAATTGCACAAGGGTTAAGTAATAAAGAAATAGGTGAAACGCTTTTCATTGGCGAGAATACGGTGAAGACACATTCTTCCCGGTTGTTCGATAAATTAAATGCAAAGAGAAGAATGGAAGCTGTAAAAATCGGAAGAGATTTGGGATTGTTAAGTAAACTTTAG
- a CDS encoding DUF2461 domain-containing protein, with protein MLSNKTMSFLKDLKKNNSRDWFNKNKARYEEANNEFKEFVGKLIREVAKFEKGVANLEPKDCAFRIYRDVRFSKDKSPYKNHFGAHIIAGGKKMEMNRAGYYMHLSPGECFLAGGAHMPPSEWINAIRKEIHYNAKELKKIINHKDFKKYFGKITGEKLSSVPRGYDKTHPEIELLKHKSFLAVHNMKESQVTSKDFLSHAAKVFKAMQPFDKFLNQSMD; from the coding sequence ATGCTCTCAAACAAAACAATGTCTTTCCTGAAAGACCTGAAGAAAAATAACAGCCGCGACTGGTTCAATAAAAACAAAGCGCGCTATGAAGAAGCAAATAACGAGTTCAAAGAATTTGTCGGTAAACTTATCCGTGAAGTAGCAAAATTCGAAAAAGGCGTTGCGAATCTCGAACCGAAGGATTGCGCGTTCCGCATTTACCGCGATGTGCGTTTCTCAAAAGATAAATCTCCCTATAAGAATCATTTTGGTGCGCACATTATTGCAGGCGGAAAGAAAATGGAAATGAATCGCGCGGGATATTACATGCACCTTTCTCCGGGGGAATGTTTTCTTGCAGGCGGTGCGCACATGCCTCCTTCTGAATGGATAAACGCCATCCGGAAAGAAATTCATTATAACGCAAAAGAACTGAAGAAAATCATCAATCATAAAGATTTCAAAAAGTATTTCGGAAAAATCACCGGAGAAAAATTATCAAGCGTTCCACGCGGATACGATAAAACGCATCCTGAAATTGAATTGCTGAAACATAAAAGTTTTCTTGCCGTTCACAACATGAAAGAATCGCAAGTCACTTCAAAAGATTTTCTTTCTCACGCTGCAAAAGTTTTCAAAGCGATGCAGCCGTTTGATAAATTTTTGAATCAGTCGATGGATTAA